In Dasypus novemcinctus isolate mDasNov1 chromosome 8, mDasNov1.1.hap2, whole genome shotgun sequence, the genomic stretch TAGAACACTTTTTATTCTTGACTGTCTCCCCCCGAGGAAGCAAGAATACAGAAGCTAAGTTGTCCCCTGTGAAGGGAAAAACCAACAGTCAGACATTACTTCAGGCAAGCTCTGAAGTCAGTGACACATTTTATAATGTTTGGGTCTCGATTAAGTTGTAATAACCAGGTAAGTCCTTGTACAGGAGCCACAAAATCAGAATTCTTCTGACTTCTGTCATTCGTCTCCATCTCCCAAGTCAAAGGAGAGGGTAGGAAGGGTTCATTCTGTTTTTGGCTTTGGTCCAGAGACCTAAACACACTTAGGAAATTCAACATGCTGATCCTCACAACATCCCTGTGAGGTGGGAACCTCTGTGTCTTGCAGAGAGGTTGTGGCTTGCCTAAAGTTGCAGGATAGTAATAGGAAACAAGCTGCAGTCTCCAGCTTGATCACTCAACAGGAAAGCTGGAGTCTATAACTTGGGCGGGCCTGGCAGAGCCATGGATGGTAGCTCAAAGAGGACCTGGGTCAGGGCATCTCAGTGCCTTCCTTTTTGCCAGCCTTCCTGGGACACCCTCTAACAATAACACACTGCTCGGGCAACTCGTTTAAGTGGGGATCCTCTTCTGTCAGCACAGAGCCTGACACTTAGAGGCAAGGAAAAGTTAGAAGttaaagcaagagagagagagcaagtcTCAATAATATTTTGACTAGTCCCTTTTGGGGCTAATTTGAGGAAGCAGGGACTGTGGGTACCAATGAAAATGGCTCAAGCAGTAGAAGCCAAATTAGGTAACAAAGCATCCCTACCATATCCCTGTATGTCACAGGCTTTGAGTTATAGTTTTCCACCAGGTGGTCTCCAGGGAAGTTTCACATAGCCATTGTGTTTCCCACTAGATTTGAGGCTGCTTTTTGTAGGTCCCCTACATTTGTATGTTTTTAACCAAGTCTGGGTGCCTGTGCTTTGGTAAGTACATGTGGCTCCCACGGTGCTTTTGCAGTGTGCCCGAGGGTCACTCACATGCTGCAGCACTTTGCGGGGCAGCTTCTCTGAGTGAGCAATCCATTCTTTCATTAAGTCTAGGACGATGGGGATAAGACTGACCACGCCTCCGTAGTGGTTCCTCGCCTCGTCACAACTGAGGTGGTTCACCACGTCGTGAGGATATCTGCAGGACGGCAAGAGGGGGAGCAGGTGAGCCCGTGGCTCATGGGACTTGTCATGCAGTGGAAAACAACTTACTGACCTGTGACAGGTTTCTGATCCTAACTGTGCATCAGAGTCATCTTGAGAGGTTTTTAAACTACACACCAAGCTCAGGCTTTCTATTTCTAGAGATTCTGGTTCAGTAAAATTAAGGGGCCAGGAGCCCAGGTATTTCTGATGTAAAAGCAGGAATTGAGAACCATGACCTGTGATTTATAGAAACCTGGATTAGGGGTTTACCTAATTACCTGCTGTAATCTTTTCAAAGTATGTTTTTTAGTTCCTTTGACTCTTCTTACCCTAATATCTAAATAGCTTCCTTGAAAATTTGGCACCTTGTTTTGTGATTTCCCAAGTGTCAGAATTAGGGAACCTATAATGTTGGTGCTGAtgcccatgggaagcaggctccaGAAGTGCTGGAAGCGTATTCAGCACGTGGCCATTTAGTAGTCACAGCCAGAACAGACCATCTAACTGATGAATTCTCCTTGATTCCTCAGTAAACCCAATTCCTGGTTATCCCATTCCCAATGAATCCCAGCATTCTGCACAATGTCTGACACACGGATGCTTGGAAAAAATTAGAATGGCAATTTCCTAGGGTCTAGTGAAAGACTCAAACCTGAtgtaaagacattttaaaaaataaaattgaaacatgaGCACTTTGGGTAGGTAGAAAATATCAAATGGGGTGTGGTCTTGGGAAGATGAGTCTGTAAGGACAAGGCCAGCAGGCTGACTCATGGGGTAAATTGCTTCCCCTGCCCTCTATAAACAGCAACTCTAGACTTAGAaatcataaatttaaaagattttaaaaaaaaatcaggtgaCTTATTTAGGACTGGATTTTTATTTTGCCAAGAGGGTATGTTAACAAAAGTCTGTCTAACTTGCAATGGTGATTACTTCCTGAAATAAAGGTCATTTTAACACCAATGAGGTAGGAAGACAGAATCTGGGCTACCTTTTCTGGATATTGTCTTTGTTTCCTCTCACTTCTTTGCAACTCACTGAGGCTCTTTGTGGGCTTCTGAGAATAATTGCTCTATTACCCCCTTTTCCCTTTATCTGCTGCTAACTCCAGTGAAAGGGTTTGTATGCTATTGTGTCTATAGCTTCAGAATCTCCAGTTTTAAGGGAAAATGTTTTGTTGAGTCAGAGTCTTTCCAATAAATTAATGGAGACTAGGATTTCTCACTAGGGAAGACTGAGGCAGTAGCCACCTGATCCCTGGCAATAGAAGAGAGAATCAGTTTAACTTTACCTGTCCTCTGAACCCCTAAAAgcctgcccctcctccaggacccctcccttttccctgctgAAGTCTCAAGGACAGAACCAAAAGGGACTTACTTTGCTCTGAGGTTGCTTAAGTCGTTGCTTTGGCTAACAAGTGTTTTGCACTTCTCTAGGAGGTTGTTGGTGACGGGGGTGCCAGAGTGCAAGGATTCGAAGCGCTGGCAGAGCTTGTTTAGCTCTGAACAGATGTCCAGAAACATGAGCAGAATCCTCCGATCTGTGGTATTGTAACAGTAGTGTTCCATGTAGCTCTGCACCTGCAAAGGCCAGTGTGACATGAGCTGGGGATCCTGGTTGGCTTATGGGGAAAACATTCAGGAGCACCAGCCCTATTTCCTCTCACTCTCCCGTATTCACATATGGCCTGGTCTGCTTTGAAGGAGATGTCAGTAACGTTCAAGCATTTTAATGTACATACCACTAGCTATAGCTAACATCACTGAGTGTCCAAGAATGGTGCAAAATGATTTTATACCTGATCTCACCTAATCCTTACCTAAATCCTATATGCTAGGCacctttttttattcttatattaTAGGTTAATAACCTGTAATAGAAGAATAAAAGTTCAGAGAGGTGAAATAATCTGTCCAGGGAACCAGAGTAAGTGGCTGTGCTGGATTTCAACCTCCCAGCTCAAGGGCTGTCAGTCTGGATGCCTCAGCTGTCCCCATGCCACCTAAACCAATGGCTAAAGCAAATGGGCCTGGTCCCCAGACTTTTAATGCCATAGTCCCACTTAGAATAcctactttgagaaccactgggttGGGCCACCCAGACtgaggaggaaagagaaggaactAGAATCCTTTGGGGGCTAGTTTTACTGAATTTCCaagggagagaaaggagggaCAAGTCATAAgtggaattcagaaaaaaatgattatCCATACAGGAAAAATTAAAGAGGCTCTCTAGTGCACACTATATACAAAATCAATTCTAGAAAAAATCAAGAGTACAGAAACCTTTCTTAAATAGGTCATAGAAGATGCTAAGACTGTTGATGCATTTGATCTACTTTCAACTCTTTTTACTTGGTGCAAGGATggggatctttctccagggttaACTGGGACCAAGCACTAACTCTGGATCTGATATCGGATAAGGGCTTGATCTTGTGCCAGGGAGGAACTGGCTCGAGTCCAGGTGGGATTAGTTGACCCATTTTACAGtcaaatatttattctcctcTCCATCATTTGATGAAAGGGGGGTATATTACCTActttttccatcacccaaaagttctaaaatctaaaaaaatagttttttttcccaCTGCAACCAGTTGCCTTTTTGTTGCTAAGAGATATCT encodes the following:
- the SPACA9 gene encoding sperm acrosome-associated protein 9 isoform X1, producing the protein MNEVKESLRSIEQTYKLFQQQQFTFIAALEHCRENAHDKIQPISSIGQVQSYMEHYCYNTTDRRILLMFLDICSELNKLCQRFESLHSGTPVTNNLLEKCKTLVSQSNDLSNLRAKYPHDVVNHLSCDEARNHYGGVVSLIPIVLDLMKEWIAHSEKLPRKVLQHVSDPRAHCKSTVGATCTYQSTGTQTWLKTYKCRGPTKSSLKSSGKHNGYVKLPWRPPGGKL
- the SPACA9 gene encoding sperm acrosome-associated protein 9 isoform X2 — encoded protein: MNEVKESLRSIEQTYKLFQQQQFTFIAALEHCRENAHDKIQPISSIGQVQSYMEHYCYNTTDRRILLMFLDICSELNKLCQRFESLHSGTPVTNNLLEKCKTLVSQSNDLSNLRAKYPHDVVNHLSCDEARNHYGGVVSLIPIVLDLMKEWIAHSEKLPRKVLQHGTT